In one window of Fodinibius salicampi DNA:
- a CDS encoding TonB-dependent receptor produces MKRYGLFLIALLIFPLVSVAQISGTVFDGSSNEPLPGANVIIQGTQTGTSTDTDGTFTINAQEGDILVVSFVGYRQQEVSAEQGMEIYLQPDEKALGEIVVSSRTIDIARERETPIAVTTITPREISQEVGNQEFPEIMNETPGAYATKEGGGYGDSRISLRGFSQRNTAFLINGQPVNDMENGWVYWSNWQGLTDVASGIQIQRGLGASNLAVPSVGGTVSIFTRTAENERGGSVSQMVGNDGYLKSTASYNTGLSENGWSASFLLSHWQGDGYINNTSGEGWTYFAAVGYEPNDSHSFNLSVLGAGQWHHQRSTYVSIRDYENFGDDGIDRRWNTNGGTLNGEEYNMERNFYNKPLATLNWDWEISENVTLASSLYGSAGRGGGTGPRGNYYFNSDLDLYPFGGNEDLTAHYLEDGDGVRNSDGTINFDRVVEINRSTTSGYTGSPDVYNGQLIGSNGYSDNNVNNAVLVRRASMNSHNWYGAISKLEAEVDKFTFSLGIDLRDYTGYHYRAMNDMLGLDGYFSTGNANSMGQIIEPDNTIDASPFNDTGLTGPKIDYYNIGFVDWQGVNGMVEYDTDQFSAVLQGGLSNQGYQREDFFAEPGNALSEEKNVLGGYVKGGANYNISDRHNVFANAGFISRQPLFDAVFPNFQNDINPDLQNEQITSVELGYGYSSYWLDVSLNLYSTVWGNRFIEDSFPNEGGTFGTAQFDDVDQRHNGIELETTTRPTENLTLEGMLSIGDWKYNNNFEATLFDDDRNQIGTATLYTDGVKVGDAAQFVGFIGADYQLGDLSVDAGYRHVDNLYADYDLTEGGGSYFTDPDNEGALKLPAYGLVDVGSTYRFDLFGQSASLRVNVNNLFDTTYIAESNTNIHASSGDETWNGIDKRNFVWYGFGRTWNVSLSYEF; encoded by the coding sequence ATGAAACGATACGGACTTTTTCTTATTGCTCTATTGATATTCCCTTTGGTGTCAGTAGCGCAAATAAGCGGTACAGTATTTGATGGAAGTTCAAATGAACCTCTACCAGGTGCTAATGTTATTATACAAGGTACGCAGACGGGTACATCTACAGATACTGATGGTACTTTTACAATTAATGCACAGGAAGGAGATATCCTGGTAGTATCATTTGTTGGATACCGACAGCAAGAGGTTTCCGCAGAACAAGGAATGGAAATATATCTTCAGCCAGATGAAAAAGCTTTAGGCGAGATAGTAGTCTCAAGCCGCACTATTGATATTGCTCGAGAAAGGGAGACGCCTATTGCGGTAACTACAATTACACCAAGAGAAATTTCTCAAGAGGTTGGTAATCAGGAATTTCCAGAAATAATGAATGAAACGCCTGGTGCTTATGCAACGAAAGAGGGCGGTGGTTATGGAGATTCCCGTATTTCGCTACGTGGATTTAGCCAAAGAAATACTGCATTCCTCATTAATGGACAGCCAGTTAATGATATGGAAAATGGATGGGTCTATTGGTCTAACTGGCAAGGTTTAACGGATGTTGCATCTGGAATCCAGATTCAACGCGGTTTGGGTGCATCGAATCTTGCGGTCCCTTCTGTTGGTGGAACCGTTTCGATTTTTACAAGGACAGCCGAGAATGAGAGAGGCGGTTCTGTTTCTCAAATGGTAGGAAATGACGGATACCTTAAATCTACGGCCTCATATAATACCGGGCTTAGTGAAAATGGTTGGTCCGCTTCATTCCTTTTAAGTCACTGGCAAGGAGATGGATATATAAATAACACCAGTGGTGAAGGTTGGACCTATTTTGCTGCAGTCGGATATGAACCTAATGACAGCCACTCTTTTAACTTATCTGTTCTCGGGGCAGGCCAGTGGCACCATCAACGTAGTACTTATGTGTCTATTCGCGACTATGAGAACTTTGGGGATGATGGAATTGACCGCCGGTGGAATACCAACGGAGGTACGCTAAATGGTGAAGAATATAATATGGAGCGTAATTTTTATAATAAGCCCCTTGCTACATTGAACTGGGATTGGGAAATCAGTGAGAATGTTACGCTTGCTAGCTCACTTTATGGTTCTGCCGGTCGTGGTGGCGGTACCGGACCTCGTGGAAACTATTATTTTAATTCAGATCTAGACCTTTATCCTTTCGGAGGTAATGAAGATCTTACTGCCCATTATTTAGAAGATGGCGACGGGGTCAGAAATTCCGATGGAACAATAAACTTTGATCGCGTAGTAGAGATCAATCGGTCAACTACTTCGGGTTACACGGGATCACCAGATGTCTACAACGGCCAACTGATTGGATCTAACGGTTACAGTGATAATAATGTCAATAATGCAGTACTGGTTCGCAGAGCTTCCATGAACTCTCATAACTGGTATGGGGCAATCTCAAAGTTAGAAGCAGAAGTGGATAAGTTTACATTCTCTTTAGGTATAGACCTGCGTGATTACACCGGGTATCACTACCGTGCGATGAATGATATGTTAGGATTAGATGGCTATTTTTCTACAGGTAATGCGAACTCGATGGGTCAAATTATTGAGCCCGACAATACCATAGACGCATCCCCATTTAATGACACAGGCCTTACTGGTCCGAAGATCGATTATTACAATATAGGTTTTGTTGATTGGCAAGGCGTTAACGGGATGGTTGAATATGATACTGATCAGTTTTCAGCTGTTCTTCAGGGAGGTTTATCAAATCAGGGTTATCAGCGTGAAGACTTTTTTGCCGAACCTGGTAATGCACTTTCTGAGGAAAAGAATGTTCTCGGAGGGTATGTAAAAGGTGGTGCAAACTATAACATTAGTGATCGGCATAATGTTTTTGCCAACGCTGGTTTCATTTCCAGACAGCCACTCTTTGATGCTGTTTTCCCTAACTTCCAAAATGATATCAATCCGGATCTTCAAAACGAACAGATTACATCTGTTGAGTTAGGATACGGTTATAGTTCATACTGGCTTGATGTTAGTTTGAACCTCTACTCTACAGTTTGGGGTAACCGTTTCATTGAAGATAGTTTTCCGAATGAGGGTGGTACATTTGGAACTGCACAATTCGATGATGTTGATCAGCGCCACAATGGTATTGAGCTTGAAACGACCACTCGACCCACAGAAAATTTAACATTAGAAGGAATGTTGTCAATAGGTGATTGGAAGTATAACAATAACTTCGAAGCAACTCTATTTGACGATGACCGAAATCAAATTGGTACGGCCACTCTTTATACCGATGGCGTGAAGGTAGGTGATGCGGCTCAATTTGTTGGATTCATCGGTGCGGATTATCAACTTGGTGATTTGAGCGTGGATGCCGGTTATCGTCATGTAGATAACCTGTATGCTGATTACGATCTTACGGAAGGTGGAGGCAGTTATTTTACAGATCCAGACAATGAGGGAGCCTTAAAGCTGCCTGCTTATGGATTGGTAGACGTTGGTTCTACATACCGCTTCGATCTGTTTGGACAGTCAGCTTCGCTTCGGGTTAATGTCAATAACCTGTTTGATACCACATATATAGCAGAATCAAATACCAACATTCACGCGTCTTCCGGTGACGAGACATGGAACGGCATTGATAAGCGTAATTTTGTATGGTACGGGTTTGGAAGAACCTGGAATGTCTCTTTGTCATACGAATTCTAA
- a CDS encoding ectonucleotide pyrophosphatase/phosphodiesterase, with the protein MSKIFVQFFVYLILINGLTGCGDNSTEPSQNDKLLLISFDGFRYNYLEKVETLRFDTLVSEGVRAEGLIPVFPSKTFPNHYAIATGLYPENSGFVNNTMYDPEWEEWYRIRDREAVEDGKWYGGEPIWNTLEKQGIKTGTMFWIGSEADIQGMHPTHWKRYNDDMPHKARVDTVVKWLSDSEEEDVDFATLYFSHLDTQGHRYGTKSDSLEVAIREADRIMGYLKEQLQDSGLWDRTNILVVSDHGMIDLSEEKIIDLDKIVNMDDIERIIWGPLTMIQPESGKETEIFEALKAQEEFYRVYKKENIPDRYHIKNSRRVSDIVLIADLGYTILDSKNREQFIKSLPRGTHGYDPNKKAMHAFFLAHGPAFKKDTTVEAFQNIHLYELMNELMGTEPAPNDGSLDSVRVLLK; encoded by the coding sequence ATGAGTAAGATATTTGTTCAATTCTTTGTTTATCTCATTTTAATCAATGGGCTAACCGGTTGTGGTGATAACTCGACAGAACCGTCCCAAAATGATAAGCTATTATTAATTTCCTTTGACGGGTTTCGATACAATTATCTCGAAAAGGTAGAAACTCTCCGTTTTGATACCTTGGTTTCTGAAGGAGTTAGGGCAGAGGGACTTATTCCCGTATTCCCAAGCAAAACGTTCCCCAATCACTACGCCATTGCGACGGGACTGTATCCCGAAAATTCCGGCTTTGTCAATAATACCATGTACGACCCGGAGTGGGAGGAATGGTATCGTATACGCGACCGCGAAGCCGTAGAAGATGGAAAATGGTACGGCGGTGAACCCATCTGGAATACCCTCGAAAAGCAGGGTATTAAAACCGGAACGATGTTTTGGATAGGATCGGAAGCCGACATTCAGGGGATGCATCCCACACACTGGAAACGATACAACGACGATATGCCCCATAAGGCTCGTGTAGATACTGTTGTGAAGTGGCTTTCGGACTCCGAAGAAGAGGACGTTGATTTTGCTACCCTCTATTTTAGTCACTTAGATACGCAAGGACATCGTTACGGGACAAAATCGGATTCGTTGGAGGTCGCTATTAGGGAAGCCGATCGTATTATGGGTTACCTCAAAGAGCAGCTTCAGGATAGCGGCCTATGGGACAGAACGAATATTCTGGTCGTTTCTGATCACGGGATGATTGACTTATCAGAGGAGAAAATTATTGATCTCGATAAGATCGTAAATATGGATGATATCGAGCGAATCATATGGGGTCCCCTAACGATGATACAGCCCGAATCCGGAAAAGAAACGGAGATTTTCGAAGCGTTAAAAGCACAAGAGGAGTTCTATCGCGTTTATAAAAAAGAAAATATACCAGATCGGTATCATATAAAGAATAGCCGGCGTGTATCGGATATAGTGCTAATTGCTGATTTGGGATATACCATTTTGGATTCGAAAAACAGAGAGCAATTTATTAAATCGCTTCCGCGAGGCACCCATGGATATGATCCGAATAAAAAGGCGATGCATGCCTTCTTTTTAGCGCATGGGCCTGCATTTAAAAAGGATACCACTGTGGAAGCTTTTCAGAATATTCATCTCTATGAGCTAATGAATGAGCTTATGGGGACTGAGCCCGCTCCTAATGATGGTTCCCTGGATAGCGTTAGAGTCCTTTTAAAATAA
- the fdxA gene encoding ferredoxin FdxA — translation MAYIVTEPCINCKYTNCAAVCPVDAFREGPNFLTIDPLECIDCDACVAECPVEAIYPDDEVPMEWEHYIELNERLAEKWSDRIINMTKDDLPDADEWAEVEDKLDHLQEEWD, via the coding sequence ATGGCATATATAGTAACAGAACCGTGCATTAATTGTAAATATACCAACTGTGCGGCTGTATGTCCGGTGGATGCCTTTCGTGAAGGACCCAACTTTTTAACCATTGATCCGCTGGAATGTATTGACTGTGATGCATGTGTAGCTGAGTGTCCGGTTGAGGCTATCTATCCGGACGATGAAGTGCCCATGGAATGGGAGCATTATATTGAACTGAATGAACGGCTGGCAGAGAAGTGGTCCGATCGCATTATTAATATGACCAAAGATGACCTGCCTGATGCGGATGAGTGGGCCGAAGTGGAAGACAAACTGGATCACCTGCAGGAAGAGTGGGATTAG
- the folP gene encoding dihydropteroate synthase, producing MANSKFSNQFSVRGKDLVLSSPKIMGILNATPDSFSDGGKFNQTDEALNRIGRMISEGAAIIDIGGESTRPGAEPVSEEEEIDRVIPIIEKAVKQFPDTFFSIDTTKYKVAREALERGVHLVNDVSGLKEPLLAGLCAEYDAGYILMHTQGNPETMQENPTYDEVTNDVYLFLKQKIALAEERELDTIIIDPGIGFGKTLEHNRKLIADLDAFRSLGYPIMVGASRKSMIGDILKGRDVNGRLIGTIAVHYHAMLQGANIIRVHDVKEAHDSLMVYNVLTSV from the coding sequence ATGGCTAACTCTAAATTCAGCAATCAATTTTCTGTAAGAGGTAAAGATTTGGTTCTCTCATCCCCTAAAATCATGGGGATTCTGAATGCTACCCCGGATTCTTTTTCTGATGGTGGTAAGTTTAATCAGACGGATGAAGCGCTCAATCGTATTGGGAGAATGATCTCCGAGGGGGCGGCCATCATTGATATTGGAGGAGAATCCACCCGTCCTGGTGCAGAACCGGTATCAGAAGAGGAGGAGATTGATCGGGTAATTCCGATCATTGAAAAAGCAGTAAAACAATTTCCGGATACCTTTTTTTCAATTGATACTACAAAGTATAAGGTGGCAAGGGAGGCATTGGAGCGGGGTGTGCATTTAGTTAATGATGTGAGCGGACTTAAGGAACCGTTGTTAGCAGGTTTATGTGCAGAATATGATGCCGGTTATATTCTAATGCATACGCAGGGAAATCCGGAAACCATGCAGGAGAATCCTACCTATGATGAAGTAACCAATGATGTCTACCTTTTTTTAAAACAAAAAATTGCTCTGGCCGAAGAGAGGGAACTGGATACGATTATCATAGATCCGGGCATTGGTTTTGGCAAAACACTGGAGCATAATCGAAAACTTATAGCGGATCTGGATGCTTTTCGATCTTTGGGCTATCCTATCATGGTAGGTGCTTCCCGAAAATCGATGATTGGGGACATTTTAAAAGGCCGGGATGTCAATGGACGTCTTATCGGGACTATTGCTGTACACTATCATGCGATGTTGCAGGGGGCGAATATTATTCGCGTACACGATGTGAAAGAAGCCCATGATTCGTTAATGGTCTATAACGTCCTCACTTCAGTTTAA
- the cdaA gene encoding diadenylate cyclase CdaA, translating into MIPIGFLEFGITDFVEVLIITMVLFYLYRWIRGTFAIQAAVGLVFIILVNAAVSAMGLSTINFILRGILDVGILAVFIIFQPEIRKLLYRLGQNTNIDRFFVQSNSEDIIDEVIEAVRNMSHTQTGALIVFARSSTLQDLVDVGIQLDARVNSQLLQTIFNRHTPLHDGAVVIRSNRIVAASCYLPISQNQNISSVFGTRHRAAVGITETNNVFVVVVSEETGRISVAQNGSLTSGLSIQKLRSEMTKVLGDQDIEEDEVAFTPSQSELNIS; encoded by the coding sequence TTGATCCCCATTGGATTCTTAGAATTTGGAATTACGGACTTTGTTGAAGTCCTAATTATTACGATGGTATTATTCTACCTTTACCGGTGGATACGGGGAACCTTTGCCATTCAGGCTGCTGTAGGACTTGTTTTTATTATTCTCGTAAATGCTGCCGTAAGTGCAATGGGGCTTAGTACTATTAACTTTATCCTGCGCGGTATTCTGGATGTAGGAATTCTGGCCGTATTTATCATCTTTCAACCGGAAATAAGAAAACTTCTCTACCGGTTGGGGCAAAATACCAATATCGATCGCTTTTTCGTACAGTCCAACTCCGAGGATATTATTGATGAAGTGATTGAAGCCGTTCGTAATATGTCACATACTCAGACAGGAGCCCTCATTGTATTTGCCCGTTCTTCTACGCTGCAGGATTTGGTGGATGTAGGTATTCAGCTGGATGCTCGCGTAAACAGTCAGCTTTTACAAACTATTTTTAACCGGCATACTCCGCTGCATGACGGCGCGGTTGTAATCAGAAGTAACCGGATTGTTGCGGCCAGTTGCTATCTGCCGATTTCTCAGAATCAAAATATTTCGTCTGTATTTGGAACACGGCACCGGGCAGCCGTGGGGATAACCGAAACGAATAATGTTTTTGTAGTAGTGGTTTCAGAAGAAACAGGACGAATATCTGTAGCGCAAAATGGTTCATTAACCAGTGGATTGAGTATCCAGAAACTCCGCAGTGAGATGACAAAAGTACTTGGGGATCAGGATATAGAAGAGGATGAAGTTGCCTTTACTCCATCACAATCAGAGCTCAATATTAGCTAG
- a CDS encoding patatin-like phospholipase family protein, translating to MSDRNQQIALVLSGGGAKGAFQVGALEIFFDQDYEFDVISGVSVGALNGAMIATQQFSELQQLWQSVSKSDILRTRPIAGIIKQFALYKIGISSPPRGIHDHKPLKRLLSSYLIGQKVHTPFHFGFVTLENGNYVKATVQRGDHRIDEDDILRILASSAIPVQFDPVDFYNQTLVDGGIRNISPIAQVLPYNPDEIVIMPTEPLDRQQNKVKVNDILRIAKRSIDVMLEEIFKEDIERFVQINRLVGQAAKQDASLQKPNGTPYKYIESNIVAPQKPLGDSLDFSEDMIDKRYEAGKERARQVLELSNKNGSS from the coding sequence ATGTCTGATCGGAATCAGCAAATAGCACTCGTTTTATCAGGTGGCGGAGCAAAAGGTGCATTTCAGGTAGGAGCCCTTGAAATTTTTTTTGATCAGGATTATGAATTCGATGTGATCAGCGGTGTTAGCGTTGGGGCCTTGAATGGAGCCATGATTGCCACACAACAATTTTCTGAATTACAACAGCTCTGGCAGTCAGTTAGCAAAAGCGATATTCTGCGCACCCGTCCCATTGCCGGGATTATTAAACAGTTTGCGTTATACAAAATAGGGATCTCCAGTCCTCCACGCGGGATCCACGATCATAAGCCGCTTAAACGACTTCTCTCCAGCTATTTGATTGGTCAAAAAGTCCACACTCCTTTTCACTTTGGCTTCGTTACGCTCGAAAACGGAAACTATGTCAAAGCTACCGTACAAAGAGGAGATCATCGTATAGATGAAGATGATATTTTGCGCATTTTAGCATCTTCTGCCATACCCGTACAATTTGATCCGGTGGATTTCTACAACCAAACACTTGTGGACGGCGGAATACGCAATATTTCTCCCATTGCACAAGTACTGCCGTATAATCCTGATGAGATTGTTATTATGCCTACCGAGCCGCTTGATCGCCAACAGAATAAAGTCAAAGTAAATGATATTCTTCGCATCGCTAAGCGTTCGATTGATGTAATGCTGGAAGAAATTTTCAAAGAAGATATAGAGCGATTTGTCCAAATTAATCGACTTGTCGGACAAGCAGCAAAGCAGGATGCTTCTCTTCAAAAACCCAACGGCACACCCTATAAATACATTGAATCCAATATTGTAGCTCCCCAGAAACCACTGGGCGATTCTCTTGATTTTTCTGAGGATATGATTGATAAGCGCTATGAAGCCGGCAAAGAGCGGGCCCGCCAGGTGCTTGAACTTTCGAATAAAAACGGATCTAGCTAA
- the meaB gene encoding methylmalonyl Co-A mutase-associated GTPase MeaB — protein sequence MSDKNKNNNSSLSSTEGTRQNNAINNEALNRFKNRRSSLSLDDYIAGIKNGDRTILSRAITLIESTKSSHRELAQNIIEQCLPEAGNSIRVGITGVPGVGKSTFIESMGNHILEEGHNLAVLAIDPSSMRSRGSILGDKTRMETLANHGNAFIRPSPTGGSLGGVARKTRETIYLCEAAGYDTIFIETVGVGQSETAVHSMVDFFLLLMLAGAGDELQGIKRGVMEMADAIAINKIDEASKKAVSQAVREYKNALHLYPEDQSGWRPEVTTCSAVTEKGIPEIWTLIQEYVRLTKDNGYFQDKRNRQAKHWMYDTISNRLREHFYENKAVQKQKDQIEQQVLNGEISSFKAAHQLLELYFKSK from the coding sequence TTGTCTGACAAAAACAAAAATAACAACTCTTCACTTTCGTCAACTGAAGGGACGCGGCAAAATAATGCCATCAACAATGAGGCATTAAATCGATTTAAAAACCGGCGCTCCTCCCTTTCTCTGGACGATTATATAGCTGGCATCAAGAATGGTGATCGAACTATTTTGAGCCGTGCCATTACGCTCATTGAAAGCACGAAGTCATCCCATCGGGAACTGGCGCAGAATATCATTGAACAATGCCTTCCTGAAGCCGGAAACTCAATTCGCGTAGGGATTACCGGAGTGCCCGGCGTCGGCAAAAGTACGTTTATCGAATCAATGGGTAATCATATTCTGGAAGAAGGACATAATCTAGCAGTTTTAGCCATCGACCCCAGCAGCATGCGCTCCAGAGGGAGTATTCTCGGTGATAAAACACGCATGGAAACGTTAGCTAATCATGGTAATGCCTTTATTCGTCCCTCTCCCACAGGCGGATCGCTGGGCGGTGTAGCCCGTAAAACACGCGAAACAATTTATCTCTGTGAAGCTGCGGGATATGACACTATTTTTATAGAAACCGTTGGTGTCGGACAGTCAGAAACGGCCGTACATTCTATGGTTGATTTCTTTTTATTATTAATGCTGGCCGGGGCCGGGGATGAATTGCAGGGCATCAAAAGGGGGGTCATGGAGATGGCGGATGCCATTGCCATTAATAAAATCGATGAAGCCAGTAAAAAAGCAGTTTCGCAGGCAGTCCGTGAATATAAAAATGCGCTTCATCTGTATCCGGAAGATCAATCAGGATGGCGTCCCGAAGTTACAACCTGTTCGGCCGTAACTGAAAAAGGTATTCCGGAAATCTGGACTCTCATCCAAGAGTATGTCCGCCTAACAAAGGATAACGGCTACTTCCAGGATAAGCGAAACCGTCAGGCTAAGCATTGGATGTATGATACCATTAGCAATCGACTCAGGGAACACTTTTATGAAAATAAGGCCGTACAAAAACAAAAAGATCAAATTGAACAACAAGTCTTAAACGGGGAAATAAGTTCTTTTAAGGCTGCGCATCAACTACTGGAGTTGTATTTTAAGTCGAAATAA
- the scpA gene encoding methylmalonyl-CoA mutase: MRPDFSDIPFRSDFLSDDQENGEQTWNTAEQIPVKSRFEKSDIKNLEHLDFAAGIPPYLRGPYATMYTYRPWTIRQYAGFSTAEESNEFYRKALAQGQKGLSVAFDLATHRGYDSDHPRVSGDVGKAGVAIDSILDMKVLFNQIPLDKMSVSMTMNGAVIPIMAFYIVTAEEQGISKEKLAGTIQNDILKEFMVRNTYIYPPNPSMCIVGDIFEYTSEYMPKFNSISVSGYHMQEAGATCDIELAYTLADGLEYLRTGIDAGLDIDDFAPRISFFWAIGMNHFMEIAKMRAARMLWAKLVKRFDPDNPKSMSLRTHSQTSGWSLTKQDPYNNVARTTIEAMAAALGHTQSLHTNALDEAIALPSDFSARIARNTQIYLQEETGITKAVDPWAGSYYVEYLTDRIARRAWELIEEVEELGGMAKAIETGVPKMRIEEAAAKKQARIDSGKETIVGVNKYSLDKEEPIDILEVDNEKVRKAQLDRLDKLRSQRNEEEVQSALSAITKVAETGEGNLLDVAVKAARKRATLGEISDAMEKEFGRYKATVRSVSGVYSSEIDKDENFQKAQKLADEFADLAGRRPRIMVAKMGQDGHDRGAKVISTSFADLGFDVDIGPLFQTPEEAARQAVENDVHILGVSSLAGGHKSLVPQVLEELKKLGRDDIMVIVGGVVPEQDYEFLYEKGVVGIFGPGTVISLAAQQILEILIDAQK, from the coding sequence ATGAGACCAGATTTTTCTGACATACCATTTAGATCGGATTTCCTTTCAGATGACCAAGAAAATGGAGAGCAGACATGGAATACCGCCGAGCAGATTCCCGTAAAGTCTCGTTTCGAAAAATCAGATATTAAAAATTTAGAACATCTGGATTTTGCTGCAGGCATCCCCCCCTATCTGCGCGGGCCTTACGCTACCATGTATACCTACCGACCGTGGACCATACGCCAGTATGCTGGTTTTTCAACAGCGGAAGAATCCAATGAGTTTTATCGCAAGGCACTGGCACAGGGACAAAAAGGACTTTCCGTCGCCTTTGACTTGGCTACCCACCGCGGCTATGACTCTGACCACCCGCGCGTTTCCGGCGATGTGGGCAAAGCAGGCGTGGCCATCGACTCTATCCTAGATATGAAGGTTCTTTTCAATCAGATTCCGCTGGATAAGATGTCAGTTTCCATGACTATGAACGGGGCCGTCATTCCGATTATGGCTTTTTATATCGTAACAGCTGAAGAACAAGGCATATCCAAAGAAAAGCTGGCGGGCACCATCCAGAACGATATCCTAAAAGAATTTATGGTGCGCAATACCTATATATACCCACCTAATCCGTCGATGTGCATTGTCGGAGATATTTTCGAGTATACTTCGGAATATATGCCAAAGTTCAACTCTATCAGCGTGAGTGGTTATCACATGCAGGAAGCGGGGGCTACCTGCGACATTGAGTTGGCTTACACGCTCGCAGACGGTCTTGAATACCTCCGCACGGGTATTGATGCCGGACTAGACATTGATGACTTTGCACCGCGTATCTCGTTTTTCTGGGCTATCGGGATGAATCACTTTATGGAAATTGCCAAGATGCGCGCCGCGCGTATGCTATGGGCAAAACTGGTTAAACGCTTTGATCCTGATAATCCCAAATCGATGTCGCTACGTACGCACAGCCAAACATCAGGATGGAGTCTGACCAAACAAGATCCCTACAACAATGTAGCAAGAACCACAATTGAAGCGATGGCAGCGGCTCTTGGACATACCCAATCCCTGCACACGAATGCGCTGGATGAAGCCATTGCACTCCCTTCTGATTTTTCTGCACGCATTGCCCGTAATACGCAAATATACCTGCAGGAAGAAACGGGCATAACTAAAGCAGTTGATCCCTGGGCAGGCTCTTACTATGTGGAATATCTGACCGACCGAATTGCCCGACGTGCCTGGGAACTGATTGAAGAAGTGGAAGAACTTGGCGGGATGGCCAAAGCCATTGAAACGGGGGTTCCCAAAATGCGGATCGAAGAAGCTGCCGCAAAAAAGCAGGCACGCATCGATTCCGGCAAAGAAACCATTGTGGGTGTTAACAAATATTCCCTTGACAAAGAAGAGCCAATTGACATTCTTGAGGTGGATAATGAAAAAGTTCGAAAGGCCCAGCTCGACAGACTTGATAAGCTCCGGTCCCAACGCAACGAAGAAGAAGTACAATCGGCGTTAAGCGCCATCACAAAAGTAGCCGAAACCGGAGAGGGCAATCTTCTGGATGTTGCAGTGAAGGCCGCCCGCAAACGGGCTACGCTCGGCGAAATATCCGATGCGATGGAGAAAGAGTTCGGACGTTACAAAGCAACCGTAAGATCGGTATCAGGCGTGTATTCCTCAGAAATTGATAAAGATGAAAACTTCCAAAAGGCCCAGAAGCTAGCTGATGAGTTTGCAGATCTGGCCGGACGACGTCCCCGTATTATGGTCGCCAAGATGGGTCAGGATGGCCATGATCGCGGAGCAAAAGTGATATCCACCAGCTTTGCTGATCTTGGTTTTGATGTGGATATCGGTCCGCTGTTCCAGACTCCGGAAGAAGCCGCCCGACAAGCTGTTGAAAATGATGTGCATATTCTGGGTGTTTCCAGCCTGGCTGGCGGACATAAAAGCCTGGTTCCACAAGTGCTTGAAGAACTCAAAAAACTTGGCCGGGATGATATCATGGTTATTGTTGGTGGGGTAGTGCCGGAACAGGACTATGAATTCTTATATGAGAAAGGCGTAGTCGGTATTTTTGGTCCGGGTACGGTTATTTCACTGGCTGCCCAGCAAATTTTGGAGATTTTGATTGATGCTCAGAAATAA